In the Pungitius pungitius chromosome 5, fPunPun2.1, whole genome shotgun sequence genome, one interval contains:
- the rasef gene encoding ras and EF-hand domain-containing protein isoform X4: MSAQEQHRLRALFDAYDADKSGRIERDEFLTLCAELQVSGKEADRIFNRLDVDSDGTVTLPEFLSGFQGRYAEDMEPEGGDVSAAWQSFEMRLGEQAKFIPRTEQAAMLYQNISLTEPRLIHQFEKVILNFTKEIKQQNSEMENLVLAIRRAQDQASMQLSEMEDEMDQRIHAAERKTREQEKRQTEAALSELRRSYETEVCELQCKIQRMQMIEEKYNNITVKDEGPALRKKINELTLENQRLRQELLKSQTKVACLRSEMDSLKTELSDQNITSERDEELMKHFSDERDILERQIEILQAANRKLNDSNDGLRAAMERTHRSSNDGSPAERSRSKSICYTSPHALTDRFCQRMEDFPIYSRRPSCDTLALAMCDPGLRHRRGSGCEEDSLPEVQMDSGLSTLTRSHGGYESEQGFKSQEEEEEEEREEDGEGKIERPDNNESLRGGNSDTEPADNQDSESAFGSESSSVLDWKPSESISVPKVPAPTTRRALSAISVQKVDNMDLGYMTSEKAYRIVLAGEAAVGKSSFLLRLCKNEFKLNSSATLGVDFQMKTLVVDGEPVLLQIWDTAGQERFRSIAKSYFRRADGVLLLYDVTCQKSFLNVREWVDMIEICKCWKCIVWIVRLC; this comes from the exons ATGAGCGCACAGGAGCAGCACCGGCTGCGCGCCCTCTTCGACGCCTACGACGCGGACAAGTCGGGGCGGATCGAGAGGGACGAGTTCCTCACCCTCTGCGCGGAGCTGCAGGTGTCCGGGAAAGAGGCCGACCGAATATTTAACCGACTGGACGTCGACAGCGACGGCACCGTGACCCTGCCGGAGTTCCTCAGTGGCTTCCAGGGCCGCTACGCAGAGGACATGGAGCCGGAGGGGGGAGACGTGTCCGCCGCCTGGCAGAGCTTCGAGATGAGACTAGGGGAGCAGGCCAAGTTCATCCCCAG GACTGAACAAGCAGCCATGTTGTACCAGAACATCAGTCTGACTGAGCCCCGACTGATCCACCAGTTCGAGAAAGTCATCCTAAACTTCACCAAAGAGATCAAACAGCAGAACTCAGAGATGGAGAACCTGGTCCTCGCCATCAGAAG AGCGCAGGACCAGGCATCCATGCAGCTCAGTGAAATGGAAGACGAGATGGACCAGCGCATTCATGCTGCGGAGAGAAAAACACGAGAGCAG gaGAAAAGGCAAACAGAAGCCGCACTGAGTGAGTTACGGAGAAGCTATGAAACCGAAGTGTGTGAGCTGCAGTGTAAGATCCAGAGGATGCAGATG ATCGAAGAGAAGTACAACAACATCACTGTGAAAGACGAGGGTCCCGCGCTGAGGAAGAAGATCAACGAGCTCACACTG GAGAACCAGCGGCTCAGACAGGAGCTGCTGAAGTCTCAGACCAAAGTGGCCTGTCTGCGCAGTGAGATGGACTCTCTGAAGACGGAGCTGAGCGATCAAAACATCACCTCTGAACG AGACGAGGAGCTCATGAAACACTTCTCAGATGAGCGGGACATCCTGGAGCGACAGATCGAGATCCTGCA GGCAGCCAACAGGAAGCTGAATGACAGCAACGATGGCCTGAGGGCGGCCATGGAGAGGACCCACAGG TCCAGTAACGATGGATCACCAGCAGAACGAAGCAGAAGTAAAAGCATCTGCTACACATCCCCGCATGCACTGACTGATCG GTTTTGCCAGCGCATGGAAGATTTCCCCATCTACAGCCGCCGACCCAGCTGTGACACTCTGGCCTTGGCCATGTGTGACCCGGGCCTGAGGCACCGACGCGGCAGCGGGTGCGAGGAGGACAGCCTCCCCGAGGTCCAAATGGACAGCGGCCTGTCGACGCTCACGCGTTCCCACGGAGGCTACGAGTCAGAGCAGGGGTTCAAAagtcaagaggaggaggaggaggaggagagagaggaagatggcGAGGGGAAGATAGAGCGGCCTGACAACAACGAGAGCCTCAGAGGAGGAAACTCCGACACTGAG CCGGCAGACAACCAAGACAGTGAGTCGGCATTCGGGTCAGAAAGCAGCTCCGTTTTGGACTGGAAGCCGTCTGAATCCATTAGTGTGCCCAAAGTTCCAGCCCCGACCACACGAAGAGCCCTGAGTGCCATCAGTGTCCAG AAGGTGGACAACATGGACCTCGGCTACATGACATCAGAGAAGGCCTACAGGATCGTATTGGCTGGAGAGGCTGCTGTTGGAAAATCCAGTTTCCTTCTTCGCCTCTGCAAGAACgaattcaaattaaattccAGCGCTACACTGG GAGTGGATTTCCAGATGAAGACTCTAGTTGTGGATGGAGAGCCTGTTTTACTACAAATATGGGACACAGCGGGACAAGAGAG GTTTCGCAGCATTGCAAAGTCGTATTTCCGCCGGGCGGATGGTGTGTTGCTGCTGTACGACGTCACCTGTCAGAAGAGCTTCCTTAACGTTCGAGAGTGGGTGGACATGATAGAG ATATGTAAGTGCTGGAAGTGCATCGTTTGGATTGTGCGCCTCTGTTAG
- the rasef gene encoding ras and EF-hand domain-containing protein isoform X3 translates to MSAQEQHRLRALFDAYDADKSGRIERDEFLTLCAELQVSGKEADRIFNRLDVDSDGTVTLPEFLSGFQGRYAEDMEPEGGDVSAAWQSFEMRLGEQAKFIPRTEQAAMLYQNISLTEPRLIHQFEKVILNFTKEIKQQNSEMENLVLAIRRAQDQASMQLSEMEDEMDQRIHAAERKTREQEKRQTEAALSELRRSYETEVCELQCKIQRMQMIEEKYNNITVKDEGPALRKKINELTLENQRLRQELLKSQTKVACLRSEMDSLKTELSDQNITSERDEELMKHFSDERDILERQIEILQAANRKLNDSNDGLRAAMERTHRSSNDGSPAERSRSKSICYTSPHALTDRFCQRMEDFPIYSRRPSCDTLALAMCDPGLRHRRGSGCEEDSLPEVQMDSGLSTLTRSHGGYESEQGFKSQEEEEEEEREEDGEGKIERPDNNESLRGGNSDTEPADNQDSESAFGSESSSVLDWKPSESISVPKVPAPTTRRALSAISVQKVDNMDLGYMTSEKAYRIVLAGEAAVGKSSFLLRLCKNEFKLNSSATLGVDFQMKTLVVDGEPVLLQIWDTAGQERFRSIAKSYFRRADGVLLLYDVTCQKSFLNVREWVDMIEQICKCWKCIVWIVRLC, encoded by the exons ATGAGCGCACAGGAGCAGCACCGGCTGCGCGCCCTCTTCGACGCCTACGACGCGGACAAGTCGGGGCGGATCGAGAGGGACGAGTTCCTCACCCTCTGCGCGGAGCTGCAGGTGTCCGGGAAAGAGGCCGACCGAATATTTAACCGACTGGACGTCGACAGCGACGGCACCGTGACCCTGCCGGAGTTCCTCAGTGGCTTCCAGGGCCGCTACGCAGAGGACATGGAGCCGGAGGGGGGAGACGTGTCCGCCGCCTGGCAGAGCTTCGAGATGAGACTAGGGGAGCAGGCCAAGTTCATCCCCAG GACTGAACAAGCAGCCATGTTGTACCAGAACATCAGTCTGACTGAGCCCCGACTGATCCACCAGTTCGAGAAAGTCATCCTAAACTTCACCAAAGAGATCAAACAGCAGAACTCAGAGATGGAGAACCTGGTCCTCGCCATCAGAAG AGCGCAGGACCAGGCATCCATGCAGCTCAGTGAAATGGAAGACGAGATGGACCAGCGCATTCATGCTGCGGAGAGAAAAACACGAGAGCAG gaGAAAAGGCAAACAGAAGCCGCACTGAGTGAGTTACGGAGAAGCTATGAAACCGAAGTGTGTGAGCTGCAGTGTAAGATCCAGAGGATGCAGATG ATCGAAGAGAAGTACAACAACATCACTGTGAAAGACGAGGGTCCCGCGCTGAGGAAGAAGATCAACGAGCTCACACTG GAGAACCAGCGGCTCAGACAGGAGCTGCTGAAGTCTCAGACCAAAGTGGCCTGTCTGCGCAGTGAGATGGACTCTCTGAAGACGGAGCTGAGCGATCAAAACATCACCTCTGAACG AGACGAGGAGCTCATGAAACACTTCTCAGATGAGCGGGACATCCTGGAGCGACAGATCGAGATCCTGCA GGCAGCCAACAGGAAGCTGAATGACAGCAACGATGGCCTGAGGGCGGCCATGGAGAGGACCCACAGG TCCAGTAACGATGGATCACCAGCAGAACGAAGCAGAAGTAAAAGCATCTGCTACACATCCCCGCATGCACTGACTGATCG GTTTTGCCAGCGCATGGAAGATTTCCCCATCTACAGCCGCCGACCCAGCTGTGACACTCTGGCCTTGGCCATGTGTGACCCGGGCCTGAGGCACCGACGCGGCAGCGGGTGCGAGGAGGACAGCCTCCCCGAGGTCCAAATGGACAGCGGCCTGTCGACGCTCACGCGTTCCCACGGAGGCTACGAGTCAGAGCAGGGGTTCAAAagtcaagaggaggaggaggaggaggagagagaggaagatggcGAGGGGAAGATAGAGCGGCCTGACAACAACGAGAGCCTCAGAGGAGGAAACTCCGACACTGAG CCGGCAGACAACCAAGACAGTGAGTCGGCATTCGGGTCAGAAAGCAGCTCCGTTTTGGACTGGAAGCCGTCTGAATCCATTAGTGTGCCCAAAGTTCCAGCCCCGACCACACGAAGAGCCCTGAGTGCCATCAGTGTCCAG AAGGTGGACAACATGGACCTCGGCTACATGACATCAGAGAAGGCCTACAGGATCGTATTGGCTGGAGAGGCTGCTGTTGGAAAATCCAGTTTCCTTCTTCGCCTCTGCAAGAACgaattcaaattaaattccAGCGCTACACTGG GAGTGGATTTCCAGATGAAGACTCTAGTTGTGGATGGAGAGCCTGTTTTACTACAAATATGGGACACAGCGGGACAAGAGAG GTTTCGCAGCATTGCAAAGTCGTATTTCCGCCGGGCGGATGGTGTGTTGCTGCTGTACGACGTCACCTGTCAGAAGAGCTTCCTTAACGTTCGAGAGTGGGTGGACATGATAGAG CAGATATGTAAGTGCTGGAAGTGCATCGTTTGGATTGTGCGCCTCTGTTAG
- the rasef gene encoding ras and EF-hand domain-containing protein isoform X2 yields the protein MSAQEQHRLRALFDAYDADKSGRIERDEFLTLCAELQVSGKEADRIFNRLDVDSDGTVTLPEFLSGFQGRYAEDMEPEGGDVSAAWQSFEMRLGEQAKFIPRTEQAAMLYQNISLTEPRLIHQFEKVILNFTKEIKQQNSEMENLVLAIRRAQDQASMQLSEMEDEMDQRIHAAERKTREQEKRQTEAALSELRRSYETEVCELQCKIQRMQMIEEKYNNITVKDEGPALRKKINELTLENQRLRQELLKSQTKVACLRSEMDSLKTELSDQNITSERDEELMKHFSDERDILERQIEILQAANRKLNDSNDGLRAAMERTHRSSNDGSPAERSRSKSICYTSPHALTDRFCQRMEDFPIYSRRPSCDTLALAMCDPGLRHRRGSGCEEDSLPEVQMDSGLSTLTRSHGGYESEQGFKSQEEEEEEEREEDGEGKIERPDNNESLRGGNSDTEPADNQDSESAFGSESSSVLDWKPSESISVPKVPAPTTRRALSAISVQKVDNMDLGYMTSEKAYRIVLAGEAAVGKSSFLLRLCKNEFKLNSSATLGVDFQMKTLVVDGEPVLLQIWDTAGQERFRSIAKSYFRRADGVLLLYDVTCQKSFLNVREWVDMIEDVSQEDIPIMLVGNKCDLRPDKTNCVPTSYGEKLAMTYNTQFCETSAKDGSNVLEAVLHLARQVTKKAAFEDKGYGQSLPNLDAPRKKPNFNCCT from the exons ATGAGCGCACAGGAGCAGCACCGGCTGCGCGCCCTCTTCGACGCCTACGACGCGGACAAGTCGGGGCGGATCGAGAGGGACGAGTTCCTCACCCTCTGCGCGGAGCTGCAGGTGTCCGGGAAAGAGGCCGACCGAATATTTAACCGACTGGACGTCGACAGCGACGGCACCGTGACCCTGCCGGAGTTCCTCAGTGGCTTCCAGGGCCGCTACGCAGAGGACATGGAGCCGGAGGGGGGAGACGTGTCCGCCGCCTGGCAGAGCTTCGAGATGAGACTAGGGGAGCAGGCCAAGTTCATCCCCAG GACTGAACAAGCAGCCATGTTGTACCAGAACATCAGTCTGACTGAGCCCCGACTGATCCACCAGTTCGAGAAAGTCATCCTAAACTTCACCAAAGAGATCAAACAGCAGAACTCAGAGATGGAGAACCTGGTCCTCGCCATCAGAAG AGCGCAGGACCAGGCATCCATGCAGCTCAGTGAAATGGAAGACGAGATGGACCAGCGCATTCATGCTGCGGAGAGAAAAACACGAGAGCAG gaGAAAAGGCAAACAGAAGCCGCACTGAGTGAGTTACGGAGAAGCTATGAAACCGAAGTGTGTGAGCTGCAGTGTAAGATCCAGAGGATGCAGATG ATCGAAGAGAAGTACAACAACATCACTGTGAAAGACGAGGGTCCCGCGCTGAGGAAGAAGATCAACGAGCTCACACTG GAGAACCAGCGGCTCAGACAGGAGCTGCTGAAGTCTCAGACCAAAGTGGCCTGTCTGCGCAGTGAGATGGACTCTCTGAAGACGGAGCTGAGCGATCAAAACATCACCTCTGAACG AGACGAGGAGCTCATGAAACACTTCTCAGATGAGCGGGACATCCTGGAGCGACAGATCGAGATCCTGCA GGCAGCCAACAGGAAGCTGAATGACAGCAACGATGGCCTGAGGGCGGCCATGGAGAGGACCCACAGG TCCAGTAACGATGGATCACCAGCAGAACGAAGCAGAAGTAAAAGCATCTGCTACACATCCCCGCATGCACTGACTGATCG GTTTTGCCAGCGCATGGAAGATTTCCCCATCTACAGCCGCCGACCCAGCTGTGACACTCTGGCCTTGGCCATGTGTGACCCGGGCCTGAGGCACCGACGCGGCAGCGGGTGCGAGGAGGACAGCCTCCCCGAGGTCCAAATGGACAGCGGCCTGTCGACGCTCACGCGTTCCCACGGAGGCTACGAGTCAGAGCAGGGGTTCAAAagtcaagaggaggaggaggaggaggagagagaggaagatggcGAGGGGAAGATAGAGCGGCCTGACAACAACGAGAGCCTCAGAGGAGGAAACTCCGACACTGAG CCGGCAGACAACCAAGACAGTGAGTCGGCATTCGGGTCAGAAAGCAGCTCCGTTTTGGACTGGAAGCCGTCTGAATCCATTAGTGTGCCCAAAGTTCCAGCCCCGACCACACGAAGAGCCCTGAGTGCCATCAGTGTCCAG AAGGTGGACAACATGGACCTCGGCTACATGACATCAGAGAAGGCCTACAGGATCGTATTGGCTGGAGAGGCTGCTGTTGGAAAATCCAGTTTCCTTCTTCGCCTCTGCAAGAACgaattcaaattaaattccAGCGCTACACTGG GAGTGGATTTCCAGATGAAGACTCTAGTTGTGGATGGAGAGCCTGTTTTACTACAAATATGGGACACAGCGGGACAAGAGAG GTTTCGCAGCATTGCAAAGTCGTATTTCCGCCGGGCGGATGGTGTGTTGCTGCTGTACGACGTCACCTGTCAGAAGAGCTTCCTTAACGTTCGAGAGTGGGTGGACATGATAGAG GATGTTTCCCAGGAGGATATTCCAATCATGCTTGTGGGTAATAAGTGTGATCTTAGACCAGATAAAACAAACTGTGTTCCTACCAGCTATGGAGAAAAACTGGCTATG ACGTACAACACTCAGTTCTGTGAAACTAGTGCCAAAGATGGCTCCAACGTCCTGGAGGCTGTGCTGCACCTGGCCAG GCAGGTGACCAAAAAGGCTGCATTTGAGGACAAAGGTTACGGTCAGTCGCTGCCTAACCTGGATGCTCCCAGGAAGAAACCAAACTTCAACTGCTGCACCTAA
- the rasef gene encoding ras and EF-hand domain-containing protein isoform X1, which translates to MSAQEQHRLRALFDAYDADKSGRIERDEFLTLCAELQVSGKEADRIFNRLDVDSDGTVTLPEFLSGFQGRYAEDMEPEGGDVSAAWQSFEMRLGEQAKFIPRTEQAAMLYQNISLTEPRLIHQFEKVILNFTKEIKQQNSEMENLVLAIRRAQDQASMQLSEMEDEMDQRIHAAERKTREQEKRQTEAALSELRRSYETEVCELQCKIQRMQMIEEKYNNITVKDEGPALRKKINELTLENQRLRQELLKSQTKVACLRSEMDSLKTELSDQNITSERDEELMKHFSDERDILERQIEILQAANRKLNDSNDGLRAAMERTHRSSNDGSPAERSRSKSICYTSPHALTDRFCQRMEDFPIYSRRPSCDTLALAMCDPGLRHRRGSGCEEDSLPEVQMDSGLSTLTRSHGGYESEQGFKSQEEEEEEEREEDGEGKIERPDNNESLRGGNSDTEPADNQDSESAFGSESSSVLDWKPSESISVPKVPAPTTRRALSAISVQKVDNMDLGYMTSEKAYRIVLAGEAAVGKSSFLLRLCKNEFKLNSSATLGVDFQMKTLVVDGEPVLLQIWDTAGQERFRSIAKSYFRRADGVLLLYDVTCQKSFLNVREWVDMIEQDVSQEDIPIMLVGNKCDLRPDKTNCVPTSYGEKLAMTYNTQFCETSAKDGSNVLEAVLHLARQVTKKAAFEDKGYGQSLPNLDAPRKKPNFNCCT; encoded by the exons ATGAGCGCACAGGAGCAGCACCGGCTGCGCGCCCTCTTCGACGCCTACGACGCGGACAAGTCGGGGCGGATCGAGAGGGACGAGTTCCTCACCCTCTGCGCGGAGCTGCAGGTGTCCGGGAAAGAGGCCGACCGAATATTTAACCGACTGGACGTCGACAGCGACGGCACCGTGACCCTGCCGGAGTTCCTCAGTGGCTTCCAGGGCCGCTACGCAGAGGACATGGAGCCGGAGGGGGGAGACGTGTCCGCCGCCTGGCAGAGCTTCGAGATGAGACTAGGGGAGCAGGCCAAGTTCATCCCCAG GACTGAACAAGCAGCCATGTTGTACCAGAACATCAGTCTGACTGAGCCCCGACTGATCCACCAGTTCGAGAAAGTCATCCTAAACTTCACCAAAGAGATCAAACAGCAGAACTCAGAGATGGAGAACCTGGTCCTCGCCATCAGAAG AGCGCAGGACCAGGCATCCATGCAGCTCAGTGAAATGGAAGACGAGATGGACCAGCGCATTCATGCTGCGGAGAGAAAAACACGAGAGCAG gaGAAAAGGCAAACAGAAGCCGCACTGAGTGAGTTACGGAGAAGCTATGAAACCGAAGTGTGTGAGCTGCAGTGTAAGATCCAGAGGATGCAGATG ATCGAAGAGAAGTACAACAACATCACTGTGAAAGACGAGGGTCCCGCGCTGAGGAAGAAGATCAACGAGCTCACACTG GAGAACCAGCGGCTCAGACAGGAGCTGCTGAAGTCTCAGACCAAAGTGGCCTGTCTGCGCAGTGAGATGGACTCTCTGAAGACGGAGCTGAGCGATCAAAACATCACCTCTGAACG AGACGAGGAGCTCATGAAACACTTCTCAGATGAGCGGGACATCCTGGAGCGACAGATCGAGATCCTGCA GGCAGCCAACAGGAAGCTGAATGACAGCAACGATGGCCTGAGGGCGGCCATGGAGAGGACCCACAGG TCCAGTAACGATGGATCACCAGCAGAACGAAGCAGAAGTAAAAGCATCTGCTACACATCCCCGCATGCACTGACTGATCG GTTTTGCCAGCGCATGGAAGATTTCCCCATCTACAGCCGCCGACCCAGCTGTGACACTCTGGCCTTGGCCATGTGTGACCCGGGCCTGAGGCACCGACGCGGCAGCGGGTGCGAGGAGGACAGCCTCCCCGAGGTCCAAATGGACAGCGGCCTGTCGACGCTCACGCGTTCCCACGGAGGCTACGAGTCAGAGCAGGGGTTCAAAagtcaagaggaggaggaggaggaggagagagaggaagatggcGAGGGGAAGATAGAGCGGCCTGACAACAACGAGAGCCTCAGAGGAGGAAACTCCGACACTGAG CCGGCAGACAACCAAGACAGTGAGTCGGCATTCGGGTCAGAAAGCAGCTCCGTTTTGGACTGGAAGCCGTCTGAATCCATTAGTGTGCCCAAAGTTCCAGCCCCGACCACACGAAGAGCCCTGAGTGCCATCAGTGTCCAG AAGGTGGACAACATGGACCTCGGCTACATGACATCAGAGAAGGCCTACAGGATCGTATTGGCTGGAGAGGCTGCTGTTGGAAAATCCAGTTTCCTTCTTCGCCTCTGCAAGAACgaattcaaattaaattccAGCGCTACACTGG GAGTGGATTTCCAGATGAAGACTCTAGTTGTGGATGGAGAGCCTGTTTTACTACAAATATGGGACACAGCGGGACAAGAGAG GTTTCGCAGCATTGCAAAGTCGTATTTCCGCCGGGCGGATGGTGTGTTGCTGCTGTACGACGTCACCTGTCAGAAGAGCTTCCTTAACGTTCGAGAGTGGGTGGACATGATAGAG CAGGATGTTTCCCAGGAGGATATTCCAATCATGCTTGTGGGTAATAAGTGTGATCTTAGACCAGATAAAACAAACTGTGTTCCTACCAGCTATGGAGAAAAACTGGCTATG ACGTACAACACTCAGTTCTGTGAAACTAGTGCCAAAGATGGCTCCAACGTCCTGGAGGCTGTGCTGCACCTGGCCAG GCAGGTGACCAAAAAGGCTGCATTTGAGGACAAAGGTTACGGTCAGTCGCTGCCTAACCTGGATGCTCCCAGGAAGAAACCAAACTTCAACTGCTGCACCTAA